DNA sequence from the Penicillium psychrofluorescens genome assembly, chromosome: 3 genome:
GACGTCCCCCGCGAGGTTGGTGCGCTCCGCTGGGTTGTCCTTTTGTCACTTGCATGGACTGGAGGCGAGGTCTCCGGAGTAATGGCAGCCGATCCTGGGTGGGAGCGTACGGCGGTAGCCAATGATGGCGCACCGTCACTCGATTTGGCTTCACGACTATGGGTGACGGCAGGGGTGAGGGAAGGTGACTGCACTGCAGACATGGGGGGTGATGCATGAGGAGATGCTCCATATGGAGTGCCATTCTGGCCACTGCGGTCGCTCGATTCGCGGGATCCCACCTAGATGAGCAGGATCATTAGCATGCTGATCCATTCTCCACTGTCCGACGCGCTTTTCGATCACCAACTACCGTCGACAATGATGGCAGAGAAAAAACACATTGCACACGTACCCGGGAAGCTGGAAGAGACATCGGTTCGTATGAGAAGTTCCGCAGCCGCGATTCCTGCAACTGTGATCGCTGCAAGCTCATAGCCAGCGAGCGTAGATCTTCGTCATCCGTGCCCAGTTTCTGCTGGGTTGCGGACGGTGACTGCACCGAGGCAGGAGACAGGGTGGCCTGGGATGGTTCGATCTCCTCGGTGACGGACGAGAAGCGGACTTGGGTAGGCTGGGATTGTGACTTGGCGTCGGAGTCACCGGCGTCCGAGCTCGGGTCGGCGGGCATCTTGGCGGGGGTGTTGGTCGTCGGGGTACCTGCCATCGCGAACACCACCCTGATTAAACGccgaggaaagaaaaagaatcatTCAGCTAGTCGGACATACCTGAATCCATGGCGATGGAGGGGTCGGTCGAACCGTGCCGTTCAGACGTCATACAGGTCGACACCAAGACGCAGCGTGGTGGGACACATACCCCTCACGGTCAACGAGCTTCACGATGGATAGATCGTGCAATGGTTGCGAGAcaggtcgaggtggaaaATGGTGACAAACCGGGCCAGGCCGATTACGTGGGAGGCGAGGTAAATCCTTTCCAGAACGTCTGGCCGAATCCGTACGATGGCAATGAGCCCGTGCGGCGGGGtacgaagaagaacaggaacGCGAACCGAAAGTGGCCGAGATTTGAGCAGAGAAAGGCCAACGACCGAAgagacgaaggagaagagggaagaggaagagagaggaagagaaccaGAAGCGATGGAGGGGGAGACTTTGGGGGGTTCTGGGCCTGAGGCACCGAGGGTGGGGTTCGGTCTTGTTTGATGACCGAGTCTTGCGCGTATATTACTATTATGATTCCTATTATGGAGTGGTGTCGGGTTCCTAGTGTCGGATATTAGTGTCGGATTCAACAGACTAGGACGTGATCAGGCTGTTGCGGCACTGGCGTGGCCTATGACCCATGAGGTCGGATAATAGGCCCAGCTGAGGTGCTGTCGCCCTGCTTCCGCCCGTGCCGAGCGTTGGTCTGGAATGTTTCCGCATGGGGTTAGCCGGGTACAGCACGGGTATATTTGATGGTTGATTCGAAGCTCTGGTATCGTGGTAAAGTACataaagaagaaaagaaaacatcATGGCACCACCTGGATCCCAATCGACTGGGCCTGCGCCATCACACTCTTGCACAGGCCCTGCAGGCTCAGCCCCGATAACCGTGTCTCCGTCTGCTTGATCTGCGCGATCTCGTACACATGTTTCAGCGAGATCTTGCCGCATACATCGTGGCCTGGGTTCATCGCCCCACGCAGCCGGCCTTTGCGTGGCTCGACATTGGCGGCATTGAGGAGGAGATAGGTTGCGGTGGGCGTGCGCAGGTCGAAGGTAAAGGAGCGGTCGGGGCGGACGGTGACGCGCGCAGGGATGGGCACCCCGGGGTTAATGTGCGCGGTGCGGGCATTGAATTcctgtttttgttttttggcTGTCAGTAACAGGGATCGGTGGTAAATATAGACTAGACAGGAGACCGACCTTGCAAAAGTCCATGCTCTTCACACCTTTGCTCCCTAGGGCTGGGCCGACCGGGGGGCTGGGGCTCGCCTGGCCAGCGCCAACAATCAGTTTGACGAACTGATCCTTGGCCAGCGCGCTCTTGGCCATGATGTGGGAGGAATTGGGATGGGGGAGGTGAAAgaaggagacggagaacaACCACCGAGATCACGGCCAGATTTTCCTCGAGTCCCGTGATTGGCCGGGATCAACCAAGCGAGTCGCCGGCACGTCATGGCCCGAACAACTTCTCTTcacttcatcatcctcctcttcatcaacatcatcttTATCCGGAGGAACAGACTGTTCTTCGCTTCGTCCATTTGCTCTGTTGTTCATGTTCAGGGCTCTCTGATCGCTGCATCTGTACCATACGCATCGGGCACTCACCCAGCTCTGTCGGAGCTCTCTACATCCGGACTTGGACTGGCGCTTCCGGGCCCCGCGTCGatctccctttccttccgtctccctttttcttttttctcctctGGACGAGTTTTCTGCCCAAACCACCCATTCCTCGATCATCATGAACTGGCTTAAATCGACGTATGTACTCCCTCCGCCCCCAAAATAATGGTGGTGGGGTAGCTGACCACCCATCCGCGCAGGCTCTCGGCGGTTGCGGGCACCCAGGAGCCCATCTATGGCCCTGAAGCGATTCAGTCGGTCACAAAGCAGGCGGAGACTACGCCGTACACAGCGTTGACCAGGGACGACTTGCGGTGGCGCGCATACCAGTACACCAATGTCGAGACCCAGACCTTCTACGTTATGGCCGACAATGGCACCCTGGTTTTTGTCCAGATCATCTACAGCAACATAGTGTGAGCATTCCTACATTACCATTCACTTCCTGTCACATACCTGACTCTGACCCCCCTCTTCCCTATCTATAGAGGAATCCATACCACTGCCCAGTTCAACGCCAAGATCTTTAACCTGAAAGGCGGCGAGCACGTCTGGCACTCAGACCCCCTGTCCAACTTCATGTTCGACGAGGGCATGTACTCGTTTGGCGCGGATAACCTGTCGTTGACCCTCAACGAGGAGGCCGACGCCTACGTCCTGAAGTCAACCGTCAGCGCAGACTGCTTGGTGGACCTGACGTTCAAGCGGACTACTCCCGGTTTTGTCGTCGGCAAGAACGGCACGTCGTACTTCGGCACCGACCCGAAGAACCCCTGGGGCTCGATGAGCCATTCCTTCTGGCCTCGGTGTACCGTCGAGGgtaccatcaccaccccagGCCAGGCCTATGACATGGCCGGTCGCGGTGTCTTCATCCACGCTCTGCAGGGCATGAAGCCGCACCACGCAGGTAAGAAGATTTTTTTTTCGCATTATACTGTAGGCATCAAACTGACGAGTATTTAGCGGCACGGTGGAACTTTATCAACTTCCAGACCCCGACCTACACCGCCATCATGATGGAGTACACCACTCCTCCATCCTACGGCTCGACCAAGGTCAATGTTGGTGGCATCTTGAAAGATGGTGAGATCATCTACGCCGGTGCCACCAACGCGGTCACCCACACCGACTCCGCACAGGACTCTGAAAACGACTGGCCGGAGCCCAAGTCTGCCCGGTATACCTGGGAGGGAACGACCTCCGACGGCAAGGAAGTCACCGCCGAAGTGGAAGGCTCTCTCGGCCCCAGACTCGACCGTATCGACGTCATGGCCCAAGTGCCGGGATTCATCAAGAGTATCGCCGGAAGCGTTGCTGGTACCAGACCGTACATTTACCAGGTTTGTCATTGTCATATCACTCCTCAGGAAACTTGCTTTTCTAATGAATGCACAGTACTCGCCACAAGAGAAGCTGTCCCTGAAGCTGAACGTGGGCGGCACCGAAACGATCGAAGAAGGAACGATGTTCTGCGAGGCGACTTTCATCTCGTGAGCACCTACTCTCTCTTGGCCACGTACATAGCACGCACCCATGCCCCCTTTGCCCCGGTGACGGGCCATACTGTTGGCGTTTTTGAGTGATTTTTTGTTAAACTTACACTCGTTCCGGGCCATGGGAAGTCACTCGCGACTATCGCAGCGACACCCATGCAGACCTGATAATTTCCACATATTGTATACTGGGTACTTAATGCTATTGACCATAGTTCTCTCTGCATTCTTCTAGTAGAGGGTCATGTAGATGCAATCTCTAAACCCAATTCTAGCATCTCAGGACACAGTTTCAAGATCTTAAGTCTATTATTCAGTCTGAAGGGATAGTTACAAAGTCTAAACATAGCACAGTGGAAGTATAAAAAGAAAGTGATTGTCCAGACAATAAAGAAACAAGGGTACAAAGAAAGACAACCATACCAATAGGGAAAGGTACATGCGGATGATAAATTCACAAACGGAAAAATCCCACCACGCAGTCCGCGAGGAAAGGGAAGGGTATATCAACTTGGTCGCCGACAAGGCGATCCAATCCATCCAATCTAGAGGGGAAAACCGTCTCCTCAACGCCATAAAACAAcaacacacacacacacaaaaaaaaTAATTAAGATCAAAATCAGTTATCCACCATCAACTGCTCCCCTTCATCAAGCAGAGTAGTAACTCTCGACAAGTCCGAAATCATCTTCCGGCCATGCccaaccagcagcagcttctccgcattAGCAGGAAGACCGAGGTACGTTGGCGGTTCACGCTCTGGTAAGTTATTGACCCAGTCTGAGAAGTCGCGGACGCTTGTGCCGCCAGGCAGTTTGAGGACGTCGTCATTCTCGACGCCTGAGACGAGCTTGTATTCGTCTTCGAAGGCGGCGGGCGTGAGGAAGTTGCCCACGAGACTCTCGAGTTGTTGGAAGTCGCCTGCGTCGTCGATCTTGCCGCCGTACATCTCTGCGATGAGGGTACGGATCATCTCCCATGGAAGATTGGAGGGCGCGACGTTGGACCGGCCCTGTGCGACGGTGTCGACCCAATGGTCGATTATGTAGGCTGAGCATTCGTACTGTACAAAGATGAATTGTTAGCATTGATTCTGGAAATTGTAGTAGTAGAGGGTGTACTCACGTCACTATCATTGAACTCCCAGAAACCCTTCCATCCGAGATTAGGCGCATAACGCAGTCGTTCTTGGACCACGGCATGGAAGAAGCAAAGCAAGAGATAGACACGAGCCTTCTCGACAGGAGCCTTGCCGGCTCTGGTAGTCAGCGAGGACAGGGAGTCCTTCATGTTGGCCCGAACACCCGCGGGCTGCTCGAACATCAGCACGCGAGAAGCTCGGATCAGGTTGACCGGGATCTTGGGGCTGGACTccatggagaggaagagccggaACTCCTTGTGCGGTTTGAGGGTATCCAGTCTCTTTTCGAGGCTTTGCAGCCACTGAGGAGCGAGATGAACGTTCTTGACCAGCACCCAGTTACCGGCCGCGGCAGCATTGCTgatggccttgtcggcgcTCTCGAGACCTTCGTTGGAACCCATGGCAATGTTGGCGCAAGTCGCATGCGTGCGTTCGACCAGCGCGTCAACCTTGAAACTGGCATCGAAACCTGGGCTTGAGGAGAGGGAAATGGGCGTGGTTGCCGTGACTTGGTCGACCACATCCTTCAAATCGGTGCTGCCCTGGAAGAGTTCACGGCCGAAAACCGCCTCTACAAAGCGCTCAGCAGTGGGCACAAATCGGTCCATGCGACAAAGCTTGACCAAGAGCAAGGATCGAAGTAGCTGATCGAGCTGCGAGGCACTTTCATCCCAAACAGCCGGGACGGCGTTTTCAGCAAGCTCTTCGCTGAAGAACCGATCCCATTGATCCTGTGTAATGTTGGGGAGATGCTGTTTGAAGACCGACGTGTTTTCCAGCCTGGTCATGACTTGTTCGCGAGAGTCAGTCGCAGTGGAGAGGTCTGTGTCTTCCACTGTCTGATCGAGAACACGGTCAAGGATTGTCCTGTCCATGGGGAACGGAGTCGCTTGGGCTAGAAGAATGGCAAGAGCGATGCGATCCTTGTTGACAAGACCCAAGGATGTTCGCTGGAACGTGGTGATGAACAGATctcggatgatgatctgAACACGGGCGGTATGATCCTTCTCCTGAGCAAGACGTTTGTTCTGGTAGAGCACGGAGCTGAAGATGTCGACAAAGTACTGCAGGGAGAACTGGTAGAAGTGGTTCATGTGGTGAAGCTGCTCCAGAACCGCAAAGACAGCACTGCAAGCCCGGGCAATGATACTGTACTGGTTGGTAACATTCTCCACCTCGGACATGACACCCTCggtctcggccatcttcttggAGATTTCGCCAGCCTCTTTCTTGAGAGTCTCCAGTGTTTCGATAACATTATCGTCATCGAGAATATTGCCACGAGACTCGTTGAGAGCCTGCAGCAGCCGCTTCTCAAGTTGGCGAAGGTGGACCTTGAACTCTCCTTGCATTTTGACGAGGTTGTTGCGGCGTTCATCGACATCAGGGCGCTCGAACTTCAGCACATCATTGAGCGACTGGGTCTGCAAACTGCTCTGGGTGACCGTGAAGTTGACAAAGGTTGTTCGACTGCAAATATCCGGCGGGAAAGTCGCAGAGGGATCTCTGGTGGATAGGAAAAGCCGGAAAGACGGCGAGAAATCGATCTCCTGCCTTCCAAGCTGGATCAGGACACGACCACCGGTCTTCTGGTACTCCTTGTTGAGAACATGGTTGAGAATCGGGTCCAAGTGCTCGGCATCTTGGATGAGAATGGGGTTTCCGAAACGCAAAGCGCTCTCCAGCTGCTTGACAAAGGAGTCGTCCAGGAAACTCGTGACGGTGAGCTTGCGATCCTTGCTCTCCTTCTGCAAGAACTCGGTGATACGACCGGACGGGTCAACGATCAAGGGGTATCGGTTGAACCGCTTCAGGACGATGGCGTTCTCCGTGCAGAGATCGTCCACAGGAAGAGAGTGCTCCTGCCACGTCAGGCGCTCGTCGGCATTGGACAAGTATTCCGTGATGGGGTTGTGTGGCTTGAAATTGATGCCTGACTGTCCAAGCTGCTGCACCCAGTCCTCGATCATGGCCTTCCGGAACTGTTGATCGTACAGACCCGCGTAGGCCAGGAAGGCAGCCGCGATAAGAACGTCGCCGACAAGAGTGCTGATCTGGGTTTCGAACGACTTGCTGCCCTCCTCCCATCGCTCACGCTCGGACGCCAGGCTGTCGAGGAGACGAACACTGCGGTCGACCTTGAACTGGACCCGAGACATCTCCGTCTTGATCGCCTGGGTTTCACTGATCAAGGCAGCGTACTCGGCCTTGTAAGTGGCAATGCTGCTCTCAAGGCCTTGAATGGTGTTCTCGATG
Encoded proteins:
- a CDS encoding uncharacterized protein (ID:PFLUO_005171-T1.cds;~source:funannotate); this encodes MAKSALAKDQFVKLIVGAGQASPSPPVGPALGSKGVKSMDFCKEFNARTAHINPGVPIPARVTVRPDRSFTFDLRTPTATYLLLNAANVEPRKGRLRGAMNPGHDVCGKISLKHVYEIAQIKQTETRLSGLSLQGLCKSVMAQAQSIGIQVVP
- a CDS encoding uncharacterized protein (ID:PFLUO_005172-T1.cds;~source:funannotate), with the protein product MNWLKSTLSAVAGTQEPIYGPEAIQSVTKQAETTPYTALTRDDLRWRAYQYTNVETQTFYVMADNGTLVFVQIIYSNIVGIHTTAQFNAKIFNLKGGEHVWHSDPLSNFMFDEGMYSFGADNLSLTLNEEADAYVLKSTVSADCLVDLTFKRTTPGFVVGKNGTSYFGTDPKNPWGSMSHSFWPRCTVEGTITTPGQAYDMAGRGVFIHALQGMKPHHAAARWNFINFQTPTYTAIMMEYTTPPSYGSTKVNVGGILKDGEIIYAGATNAVTHTDSAQDSENDWPEPKSARYTWEGTTSDGKEVTAEVEGSLGPRLDRIDVMAQVPGFIKSIAGSVAGTRPYIYQYSPQEKLSLKLNVGGTETIEEGTMFCEATFIS